The Candidatus Ancaeobacter aquaticus genome includes a window with the following:
- the fusA gene encoding elongation factor G, whose protein sequence is MRQFPLDKIRNIGIMAHIDAGKTTTTERILFYTGKVHKLGEVHEGTAVMDWMPQEQERGITITSASTTCFWQDFRINIIDTPGHVDFTAEVERSLRVLDGVIAVFCSVGGVEPQSETVWRQADRYGIPRIAFVNKMDRVGADFIGSVEMMKDRLGARAVPIQLPIGAEEKFEGIIDLVQMKALRYTSDAMGAEFVVEEIPDALKSQANEYRGLLIEALAEEDELILEKYVNGHEPSKEELMTVIRKATLDGLIVPVMCGTAFKNKGVQQLLDAVVQYLPSPLDIPPIKGINPSTDHEEVREADDSQPFSALAFKIMTDPFVGKLTYMRVYSGTIKKGSGVYNSCRKTKDRLGRILEMHANDRKDIDEVNAGDIIAAVGLKGVSTGDTLCDDSHKIVLESMLFPEPVISMAIEPKTAGDRDKLQIALHKMTEEDPTFKIATNIETGQTIIAGMGELHLDIIKDRMFREFKVEANVGAPQVAYRETITIPAKAEGKFIKQSGGRGQYGHVEISIEPTEKGSGFVFVNAIVGGAIPKEFIKPVKAGLEEAAKTGVIGGYPVVDIKVTLEDGSYHDVDSSEIAFKMAASIAFKDVVRKAKPIILEPIMKVDVTTPEEYMGDIIGDINSRRGKIINIESKAKTRIIRTEVPLKEMFGYATSMRSLTKGRASYSMEPSHFDKVPKDIEEQILNRK, encoded by the coding sequence ATGAGACAGTTTCCGTTAGATAAAATTAGAAATATTGGAATAATGGCACATATAGACGCAGGTAAAACGACTACAACCGAACGTATTTTATTTTATACGGGCAAGGTCCATAAACTTGGAGAAGTACATGAAGGTACTGCGGTAATGGATTGGATGCCACAGGAGCAAGAACGAGGTATAACCATTACGTCTGCTTCGACAACGTGTTTCTGGCAGGATTTTAGGATTAATATTATTGATACGCCGGGACATGTTGATTTTACGGCTGAAGTTGAACGGTCATTAAGAGTTCTTGATGGTGTTATTGCGGTATTTTGTTCAGTAGGCGGTGTAGAGCCGCAATCTGAGACAGTATGGCGGCAAGCTGATAGATATGGTATTCCGCGAATAGCGTTTGTAAATAAGATGGATCGTGTAGGGGCTGATTTTATTGGTTCTGTAGAAATGATGAAAGATAGGTTAGGTGCGCGAGCAGTTCCCATACAGTTGCCTATCGGTGCAGAAGAAAAGTTTGAGGGCATTATTGATCTTGTCCAGATGAAGGCGCTCAGATATACATCTGATGCAATGGGTGCAGAGTTTGTAGTGGAAGAAATACCTGATGCATTAAAGAGTCAGGCAAATGAATATAGAGGCTTACTGATTGAGGCCCTAGCTGAAGAAGATGAGCTTATTCTTGAGAAATATGTAAATGGTCACGAGCCGTCAAAAGAAGAATTGATGACCGTTATAAGAAAAGCAACGCTTGATGGCCTTATTGTCCCTGTGATGTGCGGCACAGCATTTAAGAACAAGGGGGTGCAGCAGCTTTTAGATGCAGTAGTGCAGTATTTACCAAGTCCGCTTGATATACCTCCTATTAAAGGTATTAATCCATCTACTGATCATGAGGAAGTACGCGAAGCAGATGATTCACAGCCGTTCAGCGCGCTTGCATTTAAAATAATGACTGATCCATTTGTCGGTAAATTGACCTATATGAGAGTATATTCCGGCACAATAAAGAAAGGGTCAGGAGTATATAATTCCTGCAGAAAAACGAAAGACCGTCTTGGCCGTATTCTTGAGATGCATGCGAATGATAGAAAAGATATTGATGAGGTGAATGCCGGTGATATTATTGCCGCAGTAGGCTTAAAAGGCGTGTCTACGGGCGATACTTTATGTGATGACTCACATAAAATAGTGCTTGAATCAATGCTCTTTCCTGAACCAGTTATTTCAATGGCCATTGAACCAAAAACGGCTGGCGATAGAGACAAACTTCAGATTGCTTTGCATAAAATGACTGAGGAAGATCCTACATTTAAAATAGCAACAAATATTGAAACAGGTCAGACTATTATTGCTGGAATGGGCGAGCTGCATCTGGATATTATCAAGGACAGGATGTTTAGAGAATTTAAAGTTGAGGCAAATGTAGGTGCTCCTCAAGTTGCGTATAGAGAAACGATTACTATCCCGGCTAAAGCTGAAGGTAAATTTATAAAGCAAAGCGGGGGGCGCGGACAGTACGGACATGTTGAAATATCTATTGAGCCGACTGAAAAAGGGTCAGGGTTTGTATTTGTTAACGCAATTGTTGGCGGTGCTATACCGAAAGAATTTATAAAACCGGTAAAAGCTGGTCTTGAAGAGGCCGCTAAGACAGGTGTTATCGGCGGATATCCTGTTGTTGATATAAAGGTTACGCTTGAAGACGGGTCATATCATGATGTTGATTCTTCCGAAATTGCATTTAAAATGGCTGCATCAATAGCGTTTAAAGATGTGGTAAGAAAAGCAAAACCTATCATACTTGAGCCGATCATGAAAGTAGATGTAACGACCCCGGAAGAATATATGGGTGATATCATAGGTGATATTAATTCCCGCAGAGGGAAAATTATCAATATTGAATCAAAAGCAAAAACAAGAATTATTCGTACGGAAGTACCGTTAAAAGAAATGTTTGGCTATGCGACATCTATGAGATCTCTTACGAAAGGCAGGGCAAGTTATTCGATGGAACCGTCTCATTTCGATAAGGTGCCAAAGGATATAGAAGAGCAGATATTAAATAGGAAATAA
- a CDS encoding GTP-binding protein, with product MAKEKFERSKPHVNIGTIGHVDHGKTTLTAAIIGTLAKQGLADLKKFDDIDNAPEEKERGVTIN from the coding sequence ATGGCAAAAGAAAAATTTGAAAGGTCAAAGCCGCACGTAAATATTGGAACGATCGGGCACGTGGACCATGGTAAGACAACACTCACTGCAGCGATAATCGGAACATTGGCAAAGCAAGGATTAGCGGATTTGAAGAAGTTTGATGATATTGATAATGCCCCTGAAGAAAAGGAAAGAGGAGTAACGATCAATG
- the rpsL gene encoding 30S ribosomal protein S12, with amino-acid sequence MPTINQLIRFGRNPKKYESKSPALKKCPQRRGVCLLVKTQTPKKPNSALRKVARVRLTNGVEVTAYIPGVGHNLQEHSIVLVRGGRVKDLPGVRYHIVRGTLDTMGVENRKKSRSHYGAKRPKS; translated from the coding sequence ATGCCGACTATTAATCAGTTAATACGATTTGGGAGAAATCCGAAGAAATATGAGTCAAAATCTCCCGCACTTAAAAAATGTCCTCAGCGTAGAGGAGTATGTCTTCTAGTAAAAACGCAGACGCCTAAAAAACCAAATTCCGCACTGAGAAAGGTAGCTCGTGTTCGTTTAACAAATGGCGTTGAAGTAACGGCGTATATACCAGGCGTGGGGCATAATCTTCAGGAACACTCTATTGTTCTTGTGAGAGGCGGAAGAGTAAAAGATTTGCCGGGTGTACGATATCATATAGTGAGGGGAACGCTAGATACTATGGGCGTTGAAAATAGAAAGAAGAGTCGTTCACACTATGGTGCGAAAAGACCAAAGAGTTAA
- the rpsG gene encoding 30S ribosomal protein S7, whose amino-acid sequence MARRRRATKRKVIPDSKFKNVLVAKFINMLMVDGEKSIAEKIFYSSLDTVQEQTKEQEPVKVFLKAIDNVKPLLEVKSRRIGGATYQVPIEVSPDRRVTLAIKWIITYSRARKGQPMGKRLATEIIDAYKGVGSSIKKREDTHKMAEANKAFAHYKW is encoded by the coding sequence ATGGCGAGAAGAAGAAGAGCAACAAAACGTAAAGTTATACCTGATTCTAAATTTAAGAATGTATTAGTAGCAAAATTTATTAACATGCTTATGGTAGATGGCGAGAAAAGTATTGCTGAAAAAATATTTTATTCTTCGCTTGATACCGTTCAAGAGCAGACAAAAGAACAAGAGCCTGTAAAAGTGTTCTTAAAAGCTATTGATAATGTTAAGCCTCTTCTTGAAGTAAAGTCTCGAAGAATTGGTGGCGCGACATATCAGGTGCCTATAGAAGTATCTCCTGACCGGAGAGTAACGCTCGCGATCAAGTGGATTATTACCTATTCTCGCGCACGTAAGGGGCAACCTATGGGAAAGCGCTTGGCAACAGAAATTATTGATGCATACAAAGGCGTGGGTTCTTCTATAAAGAAACGTGAAGATACGCACAAGATGGCAGAAGCAAACAAAGCGTTTGCACATTATAAGTGGTAA